A window from Telopea speciosissima isolate NSW1024214 ecotype Mountain lineage chromosome 8, Tspe_v1, whole genome shotgun sequence encodes these proteins:
- the LOC122671850 gene encoding myb family transcription factor EFM-like yields the protein MGSPADLSLDCKPHNYSTLLNPFGDQTDQTQKLEDFLASLEEERLKIDAFKRELPLCMQLLNKEMEASRQQLQTFRTNRRARMVLEEFIPIKNSSCEGSEKVSDEKGSWLTTAQLWSQSNGRGAFLPFSKERNTCTSPTTLRALPELALGTNEKEMEEKKCIEPDNGLSCSSRRLENPSKGGDDGGITIEQIKGDGNSGEAQATNTTQTHRKARRCWSPDLHRRFVNALQMLGGSQVATPKQIRELMKVDGLTNDEVKSHLQKYRLHTRRPSPNPQAAGAAGPQLVVLGGIWVPPEYTTAAAAHTAGPAIYSAHLASHGSIHYSTQAVPQDFYPPHTSHHVQLHHTLHPHQHHLYKASSQMHSSPESDGRPAGDDSESIEDGKSESSSWNKGDSGENGDEKKRERKGLASLRDDGEESNGSDITLKF from the exons ATGGGTTCACCTGCAGATCTAAGCTTAGATTGCAAGCCACATAACTACTCTACTCTATTGAACCCATTTGGAGATCAAACTGATCAGACCCAGAAGCTGGAAGATTTCTTAGCAAGTCTAGAGGAAGAACGTCTCAAGATTGATGCATTTAAGCGTGAGCTACCCCTCTGCATGCAACTCCTCAACAAAG AGATGGAAGCATCAAGGCAGCAATTACAGACCTTCCGGACAAATCGAAGAGCAAGAATGGTTCTTGAAGAGTTCATACCCATCAAGAATTCAAGTTGTGAAGGATCAGAGAAGGTATCTGATGAGAAGGGTAGTTGGTTGACTACAGCACAATTGTGGAGCCAATCGAACGGACGAGGagcttttcttcctttttcgaAAGAAAGGAACACATGTACAAGTCCTACTACTTTAAGGGCTCTTCCAGAATTAGCTCTTGGTACTAATgagaaagagatggaggaaaAGAAATGCATTGAACCTGATAATGGTTTGTCTTGTTCGTCAAGGAGATTAGAGAATCCAAGTAAgggtggtgatgatggagggATAACGATAGAACAAATAAAGGGAGATGGAAATTCTGGTGAAGCACAAGCGACGAACACAACACAGACTCACAGGAAAGCTAGGAGGTGTTGGTCGCCGGATTTGCACCGAAGATTTGTCAATGCCCTTCAAATGTTGGGTGGCTCTCAAG TTGCCACACCAAAGCAAATTAGAGAGTTGATGAAGGTTGATGGTCTCACCAATGATGAAGTTAAGAGCCATTTACAG AAATATAGATTGCACACAAGAAGGCCAAGTCCAAACCCACAAGCGGCAGGAGCAGCAGGTCCTCAGCTGGTGGTGTTAGGTGGGATTTGGGTTCCACCGGAGTACACAACGGCAGCAGCTGCACACACAGCGGGCCCAGCCATTTATAGTGCACACCTAGCCTCCCATGGTTCCATACACTATAGTACACAAGCAGTGCCCCAAGACTTCTATCCACCACATACATCTCACCATGTCCAGTTGCACCACACCCTTCATCCCCACCAACACCATCTGTATAAGGCCTCGTCTCAGATGCACAGCTCGCCGGAGTCCGATGGGAGACCCGCAGGAGACGATTCGGAGAGCATTGAAGATGGTAAGTCGGAGAGCAGCAGCTGGAATAAGGGTGACAGTGGTGAGAATGGTGATgaaaagaagagggagagaaagggtTTGGCTTCTCTTAGAGACGATGGGGAGGAGAGTAATGGCAGTGATATTACTCTCAAGTTCTAG